Proteins from one Paraburkholderia sp. BL10I2N1 genomic window:
- a CDS encoding response regulator has translation MCTRILLADHDDEALTGLANLLEGMGYEVAPARTREETLDAVARYSPDVVIVECGMPGMDISGTGRELRARSAGHPLLLIALTGWGQPQQRDLMLAAGFDVHLVKPVSVDELRFVLSLTDA, from the coding sequence ATGTGCACGCGCATCCTGCTTGCCGATCATGACGATGAAGCATTGACCGGTCTTGCGAATCTGCTTGAAGGCATGGGCTACGAAGTCGCGCCCGCGCGCACCCGCGAAGAGACACTCGATGCCGTCGCGCGCTACAGTCCAGACGTGGTTATTGTCGAGTGCGGGATGCCAGGTATGGACATCTCCGGCACTGGGCGCGAGTTGCGCGCCCGCAGCGCAGGCCATCCCCTGCTTCTGATCGCGCTGACCGGCTGGGGGCAGCCCCAGCAGCGGGACCTGATGCTGGCGGCCGGCTTCGACGTCCATCTCGTCAAGCCGGTGAGCGTTGACGAACTCCGCTTCGTTCTTTCCTTGA
- a CDS encoding LysE family translocator, which translates to MSLHTWWLFVATVFVVSAIPGPNMLLVMTHGAQHGLRRSAATMAGCLSALVLMLSVSAAGLGVFLEAWPAMFNALRLIGAAYLVYLGIKAWRAPADETAAGQTDAGAVAKAGRPRTAWSMFRNGFLVAGSNPKAILFAAALLPQFIDASRPTLPQFGMLVATFAVIEVSWYLVYAGFGTRIGGRLRSRNVARAFNRLTGGVFVGFGAMMALVRH; encoded by the coding sequence ATGAGTCTGCATACCTGGTGGCTGTTCGTCGCCACCGTTTTCGTCGTTTCCGCCATCCCCGGTCCGAATATGCTGCTCGTGATGACGCACGGCGCGCAGCACGGTCTGCGCCGTTCGGCCGCCACGATGGCCGGCTGTCTGTCGGCGCTGGTGCTGATGCTATCGGTGTCGGCGGCCGGGCTCGGTGTCTTTCTCGAAGCGTGGCCGGCCATGTTCAACGCGTTGCGGCTGATTGGCGCGGCGTATCTGGTCTATCTCGGCATCAAGGCATGGCGCGCCCCGGCCGACGAGACCGCTGCCGGGCAAACCGACGCGGGCGCCGTCGCGAAGGCGGGACGTCCGCGCACGGCGTGGTCGATGTTCCGCAATGGCTTTCTGGTCGCGGGCAGCAATCCGAAGGCGATCCTGTTCGCCGCCGCGCTGCTGCCGCAGTTTATCGATGCCAGCCGGCCGACCCTGCCGCAGTTTGGCATGCTCGTCGCGACTTTCGCGGTGATCGAGGTGAGCTGGTATCTGGTCTACGCGGGCTTCGGCACACGCATCGGCGGCAGGTTGAGGAGCCGCAATGTAGCACGGGCGTTCAACCGGCTGACGGGCGGCGTGTTCGTCGGCTTCGGCGCGATGATGGCGCTAGTGCGGCACTGA
- a CDS encoding NAD(P)-dependent oxidoreductase → MHVSHGCGLLPFHQGRRRSSMDIGFIGLGEMGAVMVANILKAGHSVRVWNRSPERAQALAAQGAQVVATPAAAFTGDAVFSMLADDDAIRAVIDARLLESAPRGLIHVNMATISVALAESLAHAHAERGLNYVAAPVLGRPDVAAAAKLTIVAAGPAEAIDRVRPVFDVIGQKTWRIGSQPQQANAIKLAVNFMLASAVETLGEASALLTGHGVAMQDFLDVITNSVFPGPVYQGYGKMIAEQRYEPALFKARLGLKDVRLALAAADAVSTPLPVASVVRDSLLEAVAHGDGDKDFAVLGQVAARRAGR, encoded by the coding sequence ATGCACGTGTCGCACGGCTGTGGTCTACTTCCGTTTCATCAAGGACGGAGGAGGTCCAGCATGGACATCGGATTTATCGGGCTCGGCGAGATGGGCGCCGTGATGGTTGCAAACATTCTGAAAGCCGGCCACAGCGTGCGGGTGTGGAACCGCTCGCCGGAACGCGCGCAGGCGCTTGCCGCTCAGGGCGCGCAGGTTGTCGCCACGCCGGCCGCAGCCTTTACCGGCGACGCCGTATTCTCGATGCTCGCCGACGACGACGCGATTCGTGCGGTGATCGACGCCCGCTTGCTGGAAAGCGCGCCGCGTGGCCTGATTCACGTGAACATGGCGACGATTTCAGTCGCGCTCGCGGAATCGCTCGCTCACGCGCACGCAGAGCGCGGCCTGAACTACGTGGCGGCGCCGGTGCTCGGCCGGCCGGACGTGGCTGCCGCCGCGAAGCTGACGATCGTCGCCGCCGGTCCGGCCGAGGCGATCGACCGCGTGCGGCCGGTTTTCGACGTGATCGGCCAGAAGACCTGGCGGATCGGCTCGCAGCCGCAGCAGGCGAACGCGATTAAGCTGGCGGTGAATTTCATGCTGGCTTCGGCGGTTGAGACGCTTGGCGAGGCGTCCGCGCTGCTGACCGGGCACGGCGTCGCGATGCAGGATTTCCTCGACGTGATCACGAACAGCGTGTTTCCGGGACCGGTGTATCAGGGGTACGGGAAGATGATCGCCGAGCAGCGTTATGAGCCGGCGCTCTTCAAGGCGCGGCTTGGACTGAAGGATGTGCGGCTCGCGCTAGCGGCGGCTGATGCCGTGTCGACGCCGTTGCCGGTGGCAAGCGTGGTGCGCGACAGCCTGCTCGAAGCTGTGGCGCATGGCGACGGGGACAAGGATTTCGCGGTGCTGGGGCAGGTCGCGGCGCGTCGGGCCGGGCGCTGA
- a CDS encoding Mut7-C RNAse domain-containing protein has protein sequence MVTATFRFYEELNDFIARPLRRSSFSCVCARDATAKHMIEALGVPHTEVELILVNGESVGFEHPLADGDRVAVYPKFEALDIQPLLRVREKPLRVTRFIADAHLGGLAQLLRLAGFDTLYDNHYPDEDIEALAASEHRIVLTRDRELLKRRTITHGCYVRALKPEQQLREIFDRLDLAGSAQPFRLCLACNAPLRRIARDEVIGRAPEGVLERHKRFVTCDICQRVFWEGTHWQRMRALMDQVAGERTADASPDPA, from the coding sequence ATGGTCACGGCGACATTCCGGTTTTACGAAGAGCTGAACGACTTTATCGCGCGGCCGCTGCGCCGCAGTTCGTTCAGTTGTGTCTGCGCGCGCGACGCCACGGCGAAGCACATGATCGAGGCACTCGGCGTGCCCCATACCGAAGTCGAGTTGATCCTGGTGAATGGCGAATCGGTCGGTTTCGAGCATCCGCTGGCGGATGGGGATCGCGTCGCCGTCTATCCGAAGTTCGAAGCGCTCGATATCCAGCCACTGCTGCGCGTGCGCGAAAAGCCGCTACGCGTCACGCGCTTCATCGCCGACGCGCACCTTGGCGGCCTCGCCCAGTTGCTGCGGCTCGCGGGTTTCGACACGCTCTACGACAACCACTATCCCGACGAAGACATCGAAGCGCTTGCCGCCAGCGAACATCGCATCGTGCTCACGCGCGACCGCGAATTGCTGAAACGTCGCACGATTACGCACGGCTGCTATGTCCGCGCGCTGAAACCGGAACAGCAGCTGCGCGAGATATTCGACCGGCTTGATCTGGCGGGCAGCGCGCAGCCGTTCCGACTGTGCCTCGCGTGCAACGCGCCGCTGCGGCGCATAGCCAGAGACGAAGTGATCGGCCGGGCACCGGAAGGCGTGCTCGAGCGGCACAAGCGCTTCGTCACTTGCGACATCTGCCAGCGCGTGTTCTGGGAAGGCACCCACTGGCAACGGATGCGGGCGTTGATGGACCAGGTCGCGGGCGAACGAACGGCGGACGCGTCGCCCGATCCCGCGTGA
- a CDS encoding IclR family transcriptional regulator C-terminal domain-containing protein gives MDDKDWIAGAAKALAIIEAFDEEHARMTPTMVAGRAVLSRTAARRYLLTLHELGYVDTDGKLFWLAPRVLRLGQSYLDSARLPRTVQPFLQRITGVVQESALVAILDEDDVVYVARNGVNRATAVGFVLGSRVPAPLSSAGLVLLAARTPEEIEQWLASYQIKVFTPYTYACIDQLRDVLKDARRNGYVVTDQQLELGMRGVAVPLRDRHGNIVASISVSMSIGQESQNGALHRVLPVLQETASLLRNLV, from the coding sequence ATGGACGACAAGGACTGGATTGCCGGGGCCGCGAAGGCACTCGCGATCATCGAGGCATTCGACGAAGAACACGCCCGCATGACGCCGACGATGGTAGCCGGACGGGCGGTGCTTTCGCGCACGGCGGCGCGCCGCTACCTGCTGACGCTGCACGAACTGGGTTATGTCGATACAGACGGCAAGCTGTTCTGGCTTGCGCCGCGTGTGCTGCGGCTCGGTCAGTCGTATCTGGATTCCGCGCGCCTGCCGCGCACCGTACAACCTTTCCTTCAGCGGATCACGGGGGTGGTGCAGGAAAGCGCGCTCGTTGCGATTCTCGATGAGGACGACGTCGTGTATGTCGCGCGCAACGGCGTGAATCGCGCGACTGCGGTCGGCTTCGTGCTCGGCTCACGGGTGCCGGCGCCGTTGTCGTCGGCGGGGCTGGTGTTGCTGGCGGCGCGCACGCCCGAAGAGATCGAGCAATGGCTCGCGTCGTATCAGATCAAGGTGTTCACGCCGTACACGTACGCCTGCATCGACCAGCTTCGCGACGTGCTGAAAGACGCGCGCCGCAATGGCTACGTCGTCACCGACCAGCAGTTGGAGCTCGGCATGCGCGGCGTCGCCGTGCCGCTGCGCGACCGGCACGGCAACATCGTCGCGTCCATTAGTGTCAGCATGTCGATCGGTCAGGAGTCGCAGAACGGTGCGTTGCACCGCGTGCTGCCCGTGCTTCAGGAAACCGCGAGCCTGCTGCGAAATCTCGTCTGA
- a CDS encoding DMT family transporter, with product MKSDTRKHLRANLLMLLAALIWGSAFVAQRLSLDAIGPLLFTGMRFLLGAAVVMVLLACLRPARSRMVDPRPAAGATGGSHSLVMSGAVLGLLLAAAISMQQIGLQYTKIANAGFISSLYVVIVPLLGVLMRHQTATGTWLGALLAALGMYFLSVNEQFVILYGDWYQLAGAFVISAQVMLVSRFARRHDPLKLALVQFVTCGMVCLAVGVVCEPLRLADIVRAAPTIIYGGALSVGIAYTIQVVAQKDAAPAHAAVIFSMEGVFAALAGWLVLGETLSSRSLVGCGLMLAGLIVCQVMPAWESRRQASSSIGLR from the coding sequence TTGAAATCCGATACCCGCAAACATCTTCGCGCCAACCTGTTGATGCTGCTCGCCGCCCTGATCTGGGGTTCCGCCTTCGTCGCGCAACGCCTTAGCCTCGACGCGATCGGGCCGCTCCTGTTCACCGGAATGCGCTTTCTGCTCGGCGCGGCTGTCGTGATGGTTCTGCTCGCGTGCCTGCGTCCGGCGCGTTCCCGTATGGTTGACCCTCGCCCGGCTGCCGGTGCGACAGGCGGCTCGCACTCCCTGGTGATGTCGGGCGCGGTGCTTGGGCTGCTGCTCGCCGCCGCCATATCGATGCAGCAGATTGGCCTGCAATACACGAAGATCGCCAATGCCGGCTTCATCAGTTCGCTCTATGTCGTGATCGTCCCGTTGCTGGGCGTGCTGATGCGGCATCAGACGGCTACCGGAACGTGGCTCGGTGCGCTGCTTGCCGCGCTCGGCATGTATTTCCTGAGCGTCAACGAGCAATTCGTGATTCTCTATGGCGACTGGTACCAGCTTGCCGGGGCGTTCGTGATTTCGGCGCAGGTGATGCTCGTGAGCCGCTTCGCGCGCCGGCACGATCCGCTCAAGCTGGCGCTCGTGCAGTTCGTCACGTGCGGCATGGTGTGTCTCGCTGTCGGCGTCGTGTGCGAGCCGTTGCGTCTGGCCGATATCGTTCGCGCCGCTCCGACGATCATCTATGGTGGCGCGCTGTCGGTTGGCATTGCGTACACGATTCAGGTGGTCGCGCAGAAAGATGCCGCGCCCGCGCATGCGGCAGTCATCTTCAGCATGGAAGGCGTATTCGCCGCGCTGGCCGGCTGGCTGGTGCTGGGAGAGACGCTGTCGTCGCGCTCGCTGGTGGGATGCGGCCTGATGCTCGCGGGCCTGATCGTGTGCCAGGTGATGCCGGCCTGGGAAAGCCGGAGACAGGCTTCGTCGTCGATCGGGCTGCGGTAG
- a CDS encoding NYN domain-containing protein produces the protein MTSASDTLSMALFCDFENVALGVRDAKYEKFDIKLVLERLLLKGSIVVKKAYCDWDRYKGFKAAMHEANFELIEIPHVRQSGKNSADIRLVVDALDLCYTKSHVNTFVIISGDSDFSPLVSKLRENAKQVIGVGVKQSTSDLLIANCDEFIFYDDLARESQRAVAKRETRETQPAARRSPDDERRRKEELEARRFAAIEMAVQTFDALVTERGDSGKVWASALKDAIKRRKPDFSESYYGFRAFGNLLEEAQARGLLEVGRDEKSGTYVFRPTVGASRAEPVSERAPASKRAGPKQGGPKQGAPRQAVLEEPAPEVVAPEASTEPEVAAEPVATRRKGRGSRKPSEKKKAKATTPEKSTEVAEVLTEVDVWAPEETAQPAQVEPLEPPPQADQPAPKAKAAKTARKTATRSRRPRKAADAVPEK, from the coding sequence ATGACTTCAGCCAGTGACACGCTCAGCATGGCGCTGTTCTGTGATTTCGAAAACGTCGCACTCGGCGTGCGCGATGCAAAGTACGAGAAGTTCGATATCAAGCTCGTGCTCGAACGTCTGCTGCTCAAGGGCAGCATTGTCGTCAAGAAAGCGTACTGCGACTGGGATCGTTACAAGGGTTTCAAGGCCGCGATGCATGAAGCGAACTTCGAACTGATCGAGATTCCGCATGTGCGCCAGTCCGGCAAAAACTCGGCCGACATTCGTCTCGTCGTCGACGCGCTCGATCTCTGCTATACGAAGTCGCACGTCAACACGTTCGTCATCATCAGCGGCGACTCCGATTTCTCGCCACTCGTATCAAAGCTGCGCGAGAACGCAAAACAGGTGATCGGCGTAGGCGTCAAGCAATCGACGTCCGACCTGCTGATCGCCAATTGCGACGAATTCATCTTCTACGACGACCTCGCGCGTGAGAGTCAGCGTGCGGTGGCCAAACGCGAGACGCGCGAAACCCAGCCGGCCGCACGACGCTCGCCCGATGACGAAAGGCGCCGCAAGGAAGAACTGGAGGCGCGCCGGTTCGCAGCCATCGAAATGGCCGTGCAAACATTCGATGCCCTCGTCACCGAACGCGGCGACAGCGGCAAGGTGTGGGCCTCCGCGCTCAAGGACGCGATCAAGCGCCGCAAGCCCGATTTCAGCGAGTCGTACTACGGCTTTCGCGCCTTCGGCAATCTGCTTGAAGAAGCGCAGGCGCGCGGTCTGCTGGAAGTCGGCCGTGACGAAAAATCGGGCACCTATGTCTTTCGCCCGACCGTCGGCGCGTCTCGTGCCGAACCGGTGAGCGAGCGCGCTCCCGCGTCAAAGCGTGCCGGGCCGAAGCAGGGCGGCCCGAAGCAGGGCGCGCCGAGACAGGCCGTGCTGGAAGAGCCTGCACCCGAGGTTGTTGCGCCTGAAGCGTCGACCGAACCGGAAGTGGCGGCGGAACCGGTTGCGACGCGCCGCAAGGGTCGCGGAAGCCGCAAGCCGTCGGAGAAGAAAAAAGCAAAAGCGACTACGCCCGAAAAATCCACGGAAGTGGCAGAAGTGCTGACTGAAGTGGACGTGTGGGCGCCTGAAGAAACCGCACAGCCGGCGCAGGTGGAACCGCTGGAGCCGCCGCCGCAAGCCGATCAACCTGCCCCGAAAGCGAAGGCGGCCAAAACGGCGCGCAAGACGGCTACACGCAGCCGTCGACCGCGCAAGGCAGCAGATGCCGTTCCTGAAAAATAG
- a CDS encoding DUF2242 domain-containing protein — protein sequence MFIPFSKVTAATLLLGLVALTGCSSTPQPKFQQEQFDTGASPYARNFNASSTDACEAARRALLSQGYMTTMIRTDTVDGTKNFQPSGDSHVVVEFHVVCTPGEEASDTSIVYVNAVQNGFALKKSDTSASVGLSVLGSLSLPIRSNSDAMVKISSETIPSGKFYDRFFGLVDHYLHTVVRTSPVAPNNVVSRAIPPDPVNVIPAGPTNAAPVDPISAMATDHADATAPASDASVNR from the coding sequence ATGTTCATCCCGTTTTCCAAAGTCACCGCCGCGACGCTGCTGCTGGGACTCGTCGCGCTGACGGGCTGCTCCAGCACGCCACAGCCGAAGTTCCAGCAGGAGCAGTTCGACACGGGCGCGAGCCCCTACGCGCGCAATTTCAACGCGAGCAGCACCGACGCCTGCGAGGCGGCGCGTCGCGCGCTGCTGAGCCAGGGGTACATGACGACGATGATCCGCACCGACACCGTCGACGGCACGAAGAATTTCCAGCCGAGTGGCGATTCGCATGTCGTGGTGGAATTTCACGTCGTCTGTACGCCGGGCGAAGAGGCGAGCGATACGAGCATCGTCTATGTGAATGCGGTGCAGAACGGTTTTGCACTGAAGAAGAGCGATACGTCGGCGAGCGTTGGGCTCAGCGTGCTCGGTTCGTTGTCGTTGCCGATTCGCTCGAATAGCGATGCGATGGTGAAGATTTCGAGCGAGACCATTCCATCGGGCAAATTCTATGACCGCTTCTTCGGCCTGGTGGACCACTATCTCCACACGGTGGTGCGCACGTCGCCGGTCGCGCCGAACAATGTCGTGAGCCGCGCGATTCCTCCCGATCCGGTCAACGTGATCCCGGCTGGTCCAACCAACGCGGCTCCGGTCGATCCAATCAGCGCAATGGCGACCGATCACGCTGACGCGACGGCGCCGGCGAGTGACGCCTCGGTCAATCGATAA
- the glmS gene encoding glutamine--fructose-6-phosphate transaminase (isomerizing), which produces MCGIVGAVAQRNIVPVLIEGLRRLEYRGYDSCGVAVLAKGEPRRARSVARVADLDEQVRETHLEGVTGIAHTRWATHGAPVTDNAHPIFSRDALALVHNGIIENYEPLREMLRGKGYEFVSQTDTEVIAHLIHSFYRGDLFAAVREAVKQLHGAYAIAVEHKDQPHTVVGARQGSPLVVGLGEGENFLASDALALAGSTDRFIFLDEGDVCELTLERVRIADRDGKDVQREVRTVAAYGGAVELGPYRHFMQKEIFEQPRAIGDTIPKADAFDASLFGEGAAKAFGEIDNLLILACGTSYYSGLTAKYWLESVAKIRTQVEIASEYRYRDSVPDPKSLVVVISQSGETADTLAALKHAQSLGHKHTLAVCNVGTSAMVRLTELSFLTHAGREIGVASTKAFTTQLVALFILAATLGKIRGHVSESQEADYIRQLRHLPAALNSVLALEPQIIAWSEEFSRKENALFLGRGLHYPIALEGALKLKEISYIHAEAYPAGELKHGPLALVTEAMPVVTVAPNDTLLEKLKSNIQEVRARGGQLYVFADADTRIVNEDGIHVIRMPEHYGLLSPILHVVPLQLLAYHTACARGTDVDKPRNLAKSVTVE; this is translated from the coding sequence ATGTGCGGCATTGTCGGCGCAGTTGCGCAACGTAATATCGTCCCCGTCCTGATCGAAGGACTGCGTCGCCTCGAATATCGCGGCTACGATTCCTGCGGCGTCGCGGTGCTGGCGAAGGGCGAGCCGCGCCGCGCGCGCAGCGTCGCGCGTGTCGCCGATCTCGACGAGCAGGTGCGCGAAACGCATCTGGAAGGTGTCACGGGCATTGCGCACACGCGCTGGGCGACGCATGGCGCGCCGGTGACGGACAACGCACACCCGATCTTCTCGCGCGATGCGCTCGCGCTCGTGCATAACGGCATCATCGAAAACTACGAGCCGTTGCGCGAAATGCTGCGCGGCAAGGGCTACGAGTTCGTCTCGCAGACCGATACCGAAGTGATCGCGCACCTGATCCACAGCTTCTATCGCGGCGACCTGTTCGCGGCAGTACGCGAGGCCGTGAAGCAGCTGCATGGCGCGTATGCCATTGCCGTCGAGCACAAGGACCAGCCTCATACAGTGGTCGGTGCGCGGCAGGGTTCGCCGCTGGTGGTGGGGCTCGGCGAGGGTGAGAACTTCCTCGCTTCCGATGCGCTGGCGCTGGCGGGCAGCACCGATCGTTTCATCTTCCTCGACGAGGGCGACGTCTGCGAGCTGACGCTCGAACGCGTGCGCATCGCCGATCGCGACGGCAAGGACGTGCAACGCGAAGTGCGCACCGTCGCGGCGTATGGCGGCGCGGTCGAACTTGGGCCGTATCGTCACTTCATGCAGAAGGAAATCTTCGAGCAGCCGCGCGCGATCGGCGACACGATTCCGAAAGCCGATGCGTTCGATGCCTCGCTCTTTGGCGAAGGCGCCGCGAAGGCGTTCGGCGAAATCGACAACCTGCTGATTCTGGCGTGCGGCACGAGTTATTACTCAGGGCTGACGGCGAAGTACTGGCTCGAGTCTGTCGCGAAGATCCGCACGCAGGTGGAGATTGCCAGCGAATACCGGTATCGCGACTCAGTGCCGGACCCGAAGTCGCTGGTGGTGGTGATTTCGCAGTCGGGCGAGACGGCGGATACGCTGGCCGCGCTGAAACACGCGCAATCGCTTGGCCACAAACACACGCTGGCCGTGTGCAATGTCGGCACGAGCGCGATGGTGCGCCTGACCGAACTGTCGTTCCTCACGCATGCGGGACGCGAGATCGGCGTGGCGTCGACGAAGGCATTCACCACGCAACTCGTCGCGCTGTTCATCCTCGCGGCGACGCTTGGCAAGATTCGCGGGCATGTGAGCGAGTCGCAGGAAGCGGACTATATCCGCCAGCTGCGTCACCTGCCGGCGGCGTTGAACAGCGTGCTTGCGCTGGAGCCGCAGATCATCGCGTGGTCGGAAGAGTTTTCGCGCAAGGAAAATGCGCTGTTCCTCGGGCGCGGACTGCACTATCCGATCGCACTGGAAGGCGCCCTGAAGCTCAAGGAAATTTCATACATCCACGCCGAAGCCTATCCGGCCGGCGAACTGAAGCACGGGCCGCTCGCGCTGGTGACCGAGGCGATGCCGGTGGTGACGGTCGCGCCGAACGATACGTTGCTTGAGAAGTTGAAGTCGAATATTCAGGAAGTGCGGGCGCGCGGCGGTCAGCTTTATGTTTTCGCCGATGCCGATACGCGGATCGTCAATGAGGACGGCATACACGTAATCCGGATGCCGGAGCACTACGGGTTGCTGTCGCCGATTCTGCATGTGGTGCCGCTGCAGTTGCTGGCCTATCACACGGCGTGTGCGCGTGGGACCGATGTGGACAAGCCGAGGAATCTGGCGAAGTCGGTCACTGTTGAATGA
- the glmU gene encoding bifunctional UDP-N-acetylglucosamine diphosphorylase/glucosamine-1-phosphate N-acetyltransferase GlmU, with product MNIVILAAGTGKRMRSALPKVLHPLAGRPLLSHVIDTARTLEPTRLVVVIGHGAEAVRAAVAAPDVQFAVQEQQLGTGHAVQQALPLLDPSVPTLVLYGDVPLTRASTLRRLTDAAGRGGYGVLTVTLDDPTGYGRIVRDANDRVLRIVEQKDATPDEQKIAEINTGIIVTPTAQLTGWLASLKNDNAQGEFYLTDVVELAIEAGLDVVTAQPDDEWETLGVNSKQQLAELERIHQHNVAEALLVAGVTLADPARIDVRGTLACGRDVSIDVNCVFEGKVTLADNVTIGPNCVIRNATIGAGTRVDAYTHIEGAEVGAQVVLGPYARLRPGATLKDESHVGNFVEVKNAVLGHGSKANHLTYIGDSDIGARVNIGAGTITCNYDGANKFRTIIEDDVFVGSDTQLVAPVRVGRGVTIAAGTTVWKDVEEGLLVLNEKTQVGKTGYVRPSKKKS from the coding sequence ATGAACATTGTGATTTTGGCGGCAGGTACCGGTAAGCGCATGCGTTCTGCGCTGCCCAAGGTGCTGCATCCCCTGGCCGGCCGGCCGCTCCTGTCTCACGTCATCGATACTGCGCGCACGCTTGAACCGACCCGGCTCGTCGTCGTGATCGGCCATGGCGCGGAAGCGGTGCGCGCGGCTGTAGCCGCACCCGATGTGCAGTTCGCGGTGCAGGAACAGCAACTCGGCACCGGACACGCGGTACAGCAGGCTCTGCCGCTCCTCGACCCATCGGTGCCCACGCTCGTGCTCTACGGCGATGTGCCGCTCACGCGCGCCAGCACGCTCAGGCGCCTGACCGACGCGGCAGGGCGGGGCGGTTACGGCGTCCTCACCGTGACGCTCGACGACCCGACCGGCTATGGCCGCATCGTACGCGACGCAAACGACAGGGTGCTGCGCATCGTCGAACAAAAAGACGCGACGCCTGACGAGCAGAAGATCGCCGAGATCAACACCGGCATCATCGTCACGCCGACCGCGCAGCTGACCGGCTGGCTCGCGTCGCTGAAGAACGACAATGCGCAGGGCGAGTTTTACCTGACCGATGTCGTCGAACTTGCGATCGAGGCCGGCCTCGATGTCGTGACCGCGCAGCCGGACGACGAGTGGGAAACGCTGGGCGTGAACAGCAAGCAGCAACTGGCCGAACTCGAGCGGATTCACCAGCACAACGTCGCTGAGGCGCTGCTGGTCGCAGGTGTGACGCTCGCCGATCCGGCGCGCATCGACGTGCGGGGCACGCTGGCGTGCGGGCGTGATGTGTCGATCGACGTCAACTGCGTGTTCGAAGGCAAGGTCACGCTCGCGGACAACGTGACGATCGGCCCGAACTGCGTGATCCGCAACGCGACAATCGGTGCGGGCACGCGCGTCGATGCCTATACGCATATCGAAGGCGCCGAAGTTGGCGCGCAGGTGGTGCTCGGGCCGTATGCGCGGCTGCGCCCCGGCGCGACATTGAAGGACGAGTCGCACGTGGGCAACTTCGTCGAGGTGAAGAACGCGGTGCTCGGCCACGGCTCGAAAGCGAATCACCTCACGTACATCGGCGATTCCGATATCGGAGCCCGGGTGAACATCGGCGCGGGCACGATCACGTGCAACTACGACGGTGCAAACAAGTTCCGCACGATTATCGAAGACGATGTGTTCGTCGGCTCGGATACGCAGCTTGTGGCGCCGGTGCGCGTCGGGCGCGGCGTGACGATCGCGGCGGGCACGACGGTATGGAAGGACGTCGAAGAAGGTCTTCTTGTGCTGAACGAGAAGACGCAGGTCGGCAAGACCGGCTACGTCCGCCCGTCCAAGAAGAAGAGCTGA
- the ttcA gene encoding tRNA 2-thiocytidine(32) synthetase TtcA, producing the protein MNAPDILGAAAAEAAATDASAEGTGRKVALTRREQKDAYENNKLFKRLVRLVGQAIGDYNMIEDGDKVMVCLSGGKDSYAMLDILLRLRERAPINFDIVAVNLDQKQPGFPEHVLPEYLTQLDIPFHIENQDTYSIVKRLVPEGKTTCSLCSRLRRGILYRVAGELGATKIALGHHRDDILQTLLLNLFYGGKLKGMPPKLQSDDGKNIVIRPLAYVKETDLEKYAELREFPIIPCNLCGSQPNLKRAEMKALIRDWDKRFPGRVENMFNALSNVVPSHLMDHQLFPFGSLRASGEADPQGDIAFDEEPCSTGAGDAATQNTSAQTISIVQFDDI; encoded by the coding sequence ATGAACGCTCCTGACATCCTCGGCGCCGCCGCTGCCGAAGCCGCCGCAACCGACGCGTCCGCTGAAGGCACGGGCCGCAAGGTTGCGCTCACGCGCCGCGAGCAGAAAGACGCATACGAGAACAACAAGCTGTTCAAGCGGCTTGTGCGTCTCGTCGGTCAGGCGATCGGCGACTACAACATGATCGAGGACGGCGACAAGGTGATGGTGTGCCTGTCGGGCGGCAAGGACAGCTACGCGATGCTCGACATCCTGCTGCGTCTGCGCGAGCGTGCGCCGATCAACTTCGACATCGTGGCGGTCAATCTCGACCAGAAGCAGCCCGGCTTTCCGGAGCACGTGCTGCCGGAATACCTGACGCAGCTCGACATCCCGTTCCACATCGAAAATCAGGACACGTACAGCATCGTCAAGCGCCTCGTGCCGGAAGGCAAGACGACGTGCTCGCTGTGTTCGCGTCTGCGGCGCGGCATCCTGTATCGCGTGGCCGGCGAACTCGGCGCGACGAAAATCGCGCTGGGCCATCACCGCGACGACATCCTGCAGACGCTGCTGCTGAACCTGTTCTACGGCGGCAAACTGAAGGGCATGCCGCCGAAGCTGCAATCCGACGACGGCAAGAACATCGTGATCCGTCCGCTTGCATACGTGAAGGAAACGGATCTGGAGAAATACGCCGAACTGCGTGAATTCCCGATCATTCCGTGCAACCTGTGCGGCAGCCAGCCGAACCTGAAGCGCGCGGAAATGAAAGCGCTGATCCGCGACTGGGACAAGCGCTTTCCGGGGCGCGTCGAGAACATGTTCAATGCATTGTCGAATGTCGTGCCGTCGCATCTGATGGATCACCAGCTCTTTCCGTTCGGCAGTTTGCGCGCGAGCGGTGAAGCCGATCCTCAAGGCGATATCGCATTCGACGAAGAGCCGTGTTCGACCGGTGCCGGTGACGCGGCGACGCAGAATACGTCAGCGCAAACGATTTCGATCGTGCAGTTTGACGATATCTAA